One Pieris napi chromosome Z, ilPieNapi1.2, whole genome shotgun sequence DNA window includes the following coding sequences:
- the LOC125062433 gene encoding glucose transporter type 1 isoform X5: protein MRQSCHRLLEHQHAGGDEPPLYSPVDQISVVPEHVGREAGGKLTRYAPTEEDEATLRELLLSLQRQVSVMSMNLSAKLDELQRGDRQLETTVALCEIRTQLQELTKSVESCQSEVSEVKRDMVAIKQELDTVQQVKEEIEELREYVDRLEEHTQRRKLRLLEQGLTFFLSYAILAAVLGMLQFGYNTGVINAPGRNIENFMKDVYKDRYGKDIQDDAVNTLYSIAVSIFAIGGMLGGFSGGMIANRFGRKGGLLLNNILGISGASLMGFTKISHCYEMLFFGRFIIGVNCGLNTSLVPMYISEIAPLNLRGGLGTVNQLAVTVGLLLSQVLGIEQILGTDEGWPILLGLAVCPAILQLLLLPACPESPRYLLITRQWEEEARRALRRLRASNQVEEDIEEMRAEERAQQAEASISMRELLCSPTLRAPLLIGVVMQLSQQLSGINAVFYYSTSLFTSSGLTEESAKFATMGIGAIMVGMTLVSLPLMDRTGRRTLHLYGLGGMFIFSIFITISFLIKEFFGYVQEMIDWMSYLSVVSTLSFVVFFAVGPGSIPWLITAELFSQGPRPSAMAIAVLVNWMANFVVGIGFPSMKALLENYTFLPFSVFLAIFWIFTYKKVPETKNKTFEEILALFRNSNGRDSFRDSRLYGSMMNCVNALEQQLPPPPPPAPIDEKHDSREKSSAVDRLSLYFHSLISPKTFCYCSRCSIPRC, encoded by the exons TAGACCAAATTTcag TGGTACCGGAACATGTGGGCCGCGAGGCCGGCGGCAAGCTGACACGATATGCGCCGACGGAGGAAGACGAGGCGACACTCAGGGAACTTCTTCTTAG cCTTCAGAGACAGGTGAGCGTGATGAGTATGAATCTTTCCGCCAAGCTGGACGAGTTACAGCGTGGCGACCGACAGCTCGAGACCACGGTCGCTCTATGCGAGATCCGCACGCAACTCCAAGAACTCACCAAGAGTGTTGAATCATGTCAAAGCGAGGTATCTGAG GTAAAACGAGACATGGTGGCCATCAAGCAAGAATTGGATACTGTGCAGCAGGTGAAGGAAGAAATCGAGGAGTTGCGAGAGTATGTGGATAGACTTGAAGAACATACTCAAAGGCGGAAGCTGAGACTTCTTGAGCAA GGCTTAACATTCTTCCTGTCCTATGCCATCTTAGCCGCAGTCCTCGGTATGCTGCAATTCGGTTACAACACTGGCGTCATCAACGCTCCTGGCAGA AACATCGAAAACTTTATGAAAGACGTTTACAAGGACCGTTACGGCAAGGATATCCAGGATGATGCCGTCAACACTTTGTATTCCATCGCAGTGAGCATCTTTGCAATTGGTGGAATGCTTGGCGGTTTCTCGGGTGGAATGATCGCAAATCGATTTGGAAg GAAAGGTGGATTATTGCTCAATAACATTCTTGGTATTAGCGGCGCAAGTCTTATGGGATTCACAAAGATATCACATTGCTATGAAATGCTCTTCTTCGGTAGATTCATCATTGGAGTTAATTGCG GGCTAAATACGTCATTGGTGCCAATGTACATATCTGAGATTGCGCCTTTAAACCTTCGCGGTGGACTGGGCACGGTAAATCAGCTGGCTGTCACTGTAGGTCTGCTTCTATCCCAAGTTCTTGGTATCGAACAAATACTTGGCACCGATGAGGGCTGGCCCATACTTCtcg GTTTGGCGGTATGCCCAGCGATTTTGCAACTTTTGCTCTTACCTGCTTGTCCTGAATCTCCTCGCTATCTGCTTATCACACGCCAATGGGAAGAAGAAGCACGACGGGCATTGAGAAGATTACGAGCTAGCAACCAA gtgGAGGAAGATATAGAAGAGATGCGTGCTGAAGAAAGAGCTCAACAGGCAGAAGCGTCGATATCAATGAGGGAGCTACTGTGTTCTCCTACTCTTCGCGCCCCACTGCTCATTGGTGTCGTGATGCAACTGTCGCAACAACTCAGCGGAATTAATGCG GTGTTCTACTACTCAACGTCTCTGTTTACTTCGTCGGGACTTACCGAAGAGTCAGCGAAGTTCGCAACAATGGGTATTGGGGCTATTATGGTAGGAATGACCCTGGTCTCCTTACCACTCATGGATCGCACTGGACGCCGAACCCTTCATCTTTACGGCCTTGGGGGAATGTTTATCTTCTCTATATTCATCACCATCTCATTCCTTATAAAG GAGTTTTTCGGCTATGTACAGGAAATGATAGACTGGATGAGCTACTTGTCCGTGGTGTCGACGCTAAGCTTCGTAGTGTTCTTCGCTGTGGGGCCTGGTTCAATTCCCTGGTTAATCACTGCCGAACTCTTCTCACAAGGACCTAGGCCGAGCGCAATGGCAATCGCCGTTTTAGTAAATTGGATGGCCAATTTCGTAGTTGGAATCGGCTTTCCCAGCATGAAG gCCCTACTGGAAAACTATACATTCCTGCCTTTTAGTGTATTCCTTGCAATTTTTTGGATATTTACGTATAAAAAAGTtcctgaaacaaaaaacaagaCCTTTGAGGAGATATTAGCGTTGTTCCGAAATTCAAACGGCAG GGACAGTTTTCGCGACAGCCGACTCTATGGAAGCATGATGAATTGTGTGAACGCTTTGGAGCAACAGCTGCCGCCGCCGCCACCACCTGCCCCCATCGATGAAAAACATGATTCACGTGAGAAAAGTTCAGCAGTAGACAGACTATCTTTATACTTCCATAGTCTCATTTCACCCAAAACGTTTTGTTACTGTAGCCGTTGTAGTATCCCTCGTTGCTGA
- the LOC125062433 gene encoding glucose transporter type 1 isoform X1 codes for MRQSCHRLLEHQHAGGDEPPLYSPVDQISVVPEHVGREAGGKLTRYAPTEEDEATLRELLLSLQRQVSVMSMNLSAKLDELQRGDRQLETTVALCEIRTQLQELTKSVESCQSEVSEVKRDMVAIKQELDTVQQVKEEIEELREYVDRLEEHTQRRKLRLLEQGLTFFLSYAILAAVLGMLQFGYNTGVINAPGRNIENFMKDVYKDRYGKDIQDDAVNTLYSIAVSIFAIGGMLGGFSGGMIANRFGRKGGLLLNNILGISGASLMGFTKISHCYEMLFFGRFIIGVNCGLNTSLVPMYISEIAPLNLRGGLGTVNQLAVTVGLLLSQVLGIEQILGTDEGWPILLGLAVCPAILQLLLLPACPESPRYLLITRQWEEEARRALRRLRASNQVEEDIEEMRAEERAQQAEASISMRELLCSPTLRAPLLIGVVMQLSQQLSGINAVFYYSTSLFTSSGLTEESAKFATMGIGAIMVGMTLVSLPLMDRTGRRTLHLYGLGGMFIFSIFITISFLIKEFFGYVQEMIDWMSYLSVVSTLSFVVFFAVGPGSIPWLITAELFSQGPRPSAMAIAVLVNWMANFVVGIGFPSMKALLENYTFLPFSVFLAIFWIFTYKKVPETKNKTFEEILALFRNSNGRLGYDRAGCMYRDSFRDSRLYGSMMNCVNALEQQLPPPPPPAPIDEKHDSREKSSAVDRLSLYFHSLISPKTFCYCSRCSIPRC; via the exons TAGACCAAATTTcag TGGTACCGGAACATGTGGGCCGCGAGGCCGGCGGCAAGCTGACACGATATGCGCCGACGGAGGAAGACGAGGCGACACTCAGGGAACTTCTTCTTAG cCTTCAGAGACAGGTGAGCGTGATGAGTATGAATCTTTCCGCCAAGCTGGACGAGTTACAGCGTGGCGACCGACAGCTCGAGACCACGGTCGCTCTATGCGAGATCCGCACGCAACTCCAAGAACTCACCAAGAGTGTTGAATCATGTCAAAGCGAGGTATCTGAG GTAAAACGAGACATGGTGGCCATCAAGCAAGAATTGGATACTGTGCAGCAGGTGAAGGAAGAAATCGAGGAGTTGCGAGAGTATGTGGATAGACTTGAAGAACATACTCAAAGGCGGAAGCTGAGACTTCTTGAGCAA GGCTTAACATTCTTCCTGTCCTATGCCATCTTAGCCGCAGTCCTCGGTATGCTGCAATTCGGTTACAACACTGGCGTCATCAACGCTCCTGGCAGA AACATCGAAAACTTTATGAAAGACGTTTACAAGGACCGTTACGGCAAGGATATCCAGGATGATGCCGTCAACACTTTGTATTCCATCGCAGTGAGCATCTTTGCAATTGGTGGAATGCTTGGCGGTTTCTCGGGTGGAATGATCGCAAATCGATTTGGAAg GAAAGGTGGATTATTGCTCAATAACATTCTTGGTATTAGCGGCGCAAGTCTTATGGGATTCACAAAGATATCACATTGCTATGAAATGCTCTTCTTCGGTAGATTCATCATTGGAGTTAATTGCG GGCTAAATACGTCATTGGTGCCAATGTACATATCTGAGATTGCGCCTTTAAACCTTCGCGGTGGACTGGGCACGGTAAATCAGCTGGCTGTCACTGTAGGTCTGCTTCTATCCCAAGTTCTTGGTATCGAACAAATACTTGGCACCGATGAGGGCTGGCCCATACTTCtcg GTTTGGCGGTATGCCCAGCGATTTTGCAACTTTTGCTCTTACCTGCTTGTCCTGAATCTCCTCGCTATCTGCTTATCACACGCCAATGGGAAGAAGAAGCACGACGGGCATTGAGAAGATTACGAGCTAGCAACCAA gtgGAGGAAGATATAGAAGAGATGCGTGCTGAAGAAAGAGCTCAACAGGCAGAAGCGTCGATATCAATGAGGGAGCTACTGTGTTCTCCTACTCTTCGCGCCCCACTGCTCATTGGTGTCGTGATGCAACTGTCGCAACAACTCAGCGGAATTAATGCG GTGTTCTACTACTCAACGTCTCTGTTTACTTCGTCGGGACTTACCGAAGAGTCAGCGAAGTTCGCAACAATGGGTATTGGGGCTATTATGGTAGGAATGACCCTGGTCTCCTTACCACTCATGGATCGCACTGGACGCCGAACCCTTCATCTTTACGGCCTTGGGGGAATGTTTATCTTCTCTATATTCATCACCATCTCATTCCTTATAAAG GAGTTTTTCGGCTATGTACAGGAAATGATAGACTGGATGAGCTACTTGTCCGTGGTGTCGACGCTAAGCTTCGTAGTGTTCTTCGCTGTGGGGCCTGGTTCAATTCCCTGGTTAATCACTGCCGAACTCTTCTCACAAGGACCTAGGCCGAGCGCAATGGCAATCGCCGTTTTAGTAAATTGGATGGCCAATTTCGTAGTTGGAATCGGCTTTCCCAGCATGAAG gCCCTACTGGAAAACTATACATTCCTGCCTTTTAGTGTATTCCTTGCAATTTTTTGGATATTTACGTATAAAAAAGTtcctgaaacaaaaaacaagaCCTTTGAGGAGATATTAGCGTTGTTCCGAAATTCAAACGGCAG GCTTGGGTATGACCGTGCTGGGTGTATGTACAGGGACAGTTTTCGCGACAGCCGACTCTATGGAAGCATGATGAATTGTGTGAACGCTTTGGAGCAACAGCTGCCGCCGCCGCCACCACCTGCCCCCATCGATGAAAAACATGATTCACGTGAGAAAAGTTCAGCAGTAGACAGACTATCTTTATACTTCCATAGTCTCATTTCACCCAAAACGTTTTGTTACTGTAGCCGTTGTAGTATCCCTCGTTGCTGA
- the LOC125062433 gene encoding glucose transporter type 1 isoform X7 — translation MSMNLSAKLDELQRGDRQLETTVALCEIRTQLQELTKSVESCQSEVSEVKRDMVAIKQELDTVQQVKEEIEELREYVDRLEEHTQRRKLRLLEQGLTFFLSYAILAAVLGMLQFGYNTGVINAPGRNIENFMKDVYKDRYGKDIQDDAVNTLYSIAVSIFAIGGMLGGFSGGMIANRFGRKGGLLLNNILGISGASLMGFTKISHCYEMLFFGRFIIGVNCGLNTSLVPMYISEIAPLNLRGGLGTVNQLAVTVGLLLSQVLGIEQILGTDEGWPILLGLAVCPAILQLLLLPACPESPRYLLITRQWEEEARRALRRLRASNQVEEDIEEMRAEERAQQAEASISMRELLCSPTLRAPLLIGVVMQLSQQLSGINAVFYYSTSLFTSSGLTEESAKFATMGIGAIMVGMTLVSLPLMDRTGRRTLHLYGLGGMFIFSIFITISFLIKEFFGYVQEMIDWMSYLSVVSTLSFVVFFAVGPGSIPWLITAELFSQGPRPSAMAIAVLVNWMANFVVGIGFPSMKALLENYTFLPFSVFLAIFWIFTYKKVPETKNKTFEEILALFRNSNGRLGYDRAGCMYRDSFRDSRLYGSMMNCVNALEQQLPPPPPPAPIDEKHDSREKSSAVDRLSLYFHSLISPKTFCYCSRCSIPRC, via the exons ATGAGTATGAATCTTTCCGCCAAGCTGGACGAGTTACAGCGTGGCGACCGACAGCTCGAGACCACGGTCGCTCTATGCGAGATCCGCACGCAACTCCAAGAACTCACCAAGAGTGTTGAATCATGTCAAAGCGAGGTATCTGAG GTAAAACGAGACATGGTGGCCATCAAGCAAGAATTGGATACTGTGCAGCAGGTGAAGGAAGAAATCGAGGAGTTGCGAGAGTATGTGGATAGACTTGAAGAACATACTCAAAGGCGGAAGCTGAGACTTCTTGAGCAA GGCTTAACATTCTTCCTGTCCTATGCCATCTTAGCCGCAGTCCTCGGTATGCTGCAATTCGGTTACAACACTGGCGTCATCAACGCTCCTGGCAGA AACATCGAAAACTTTATGAAAGACGTTTACAAGGACCGTTACGGCAAGGATATCCAGGATGATGCCGTCAACACTTTGTATTCCATCGCAGTGAGCATCTTTGCAATTGGTGGAATGCTTGGCGGTTTCTCGGGTGGAATGATCGCAAATCGATTTGGAAg GAAAGGTGGATTATTGCTCAATAACATTCTTGGTATTAGCGGCGCAAGTCTTATGGGATTCACAAAGATATCACATTGCTATGAAATGCTCTTCTTCGGTAGATTCATCATTGGAGTTAATTGCG GGCTAAATACGTCATTGGTGCCAATGTACATATCTGAGATTGCGCCTTTAAACCTTCGCGGTGGACTGGGCACGGTAAATCAGCTGGCTGTCACTGTAGGTCTGCTTCTATCCCAAGTTCTTGGTATCGAACAAATACTTGGCACCGATGAGGGCTGGCCCATACTTCtcg GTTTGGCGGTATGCCCAGCGATTTTGCAACTTTTGCTCTTACCTGCTTGTCCTGAATCTCCTCGCTATCTGCTTATCACACGCCAATGGGAAGAAGAAGCACGACGGGCATTGAGAAGATTACGAGCTAGCAACCAA gtgGAGGAAGATATAGAAGAGATGCGTGCTGAAGAAAGAGCTCAACAGGCAGAAGCGTCGATATCAATGAGGGAGCTACTGTGTTCTCCTACTCTTCGCGCCCCACTGCTCATTGGTGTCGTGATGCAACTGTCGCAACAACTCAGCGGAATTAATGCG GTGTTCTACTACTCAACGTCTCTGTTTACTTCGTCGGGACTTACCGAAGAGTCAGCGAAGTTCGCAACAATGGGTATTGGGGCTATTATGGTAGGAATGACCCTGGTCTCCTTACCACTCATGGATCGCACTGGACGCCGAACCCTTCATCTTTACGGCCTTGGGGGAATGTTTATCTTCTCTATATTCATCACCATCTCATTCCTTATAAAG GAGTTTTTCGGCTATGTACAGGAAATGATAGACTGGATGAGCTACTTGTCCGTGGTGTCGACGCTAAGCTTCGTAGTGTTCTTCGCTGTGGGGCCTGGTTCAATTCCCTGGTTAATCACTGCCGAACTCTTCTCACAAGGACCTAGGCCGAGCGCAATGGCAATCGCCGTTTTAGTAAATTGGATGGCCAATTTCGTAGTTGGAATCGGCTTTCCCAGCATGAAG gCCCTACTGGAAAACTATACATTCCTGCCTTTTAGTGTATTCCTTGCAATTTTTTGGATATTTACGTATAAAAAAGTtcctgaaacaaaaaacaagaCCTTTGAGGAGATATTAGCGTTGTTCCGAAATTCAAACGGCAG GCTTGGGTATGACCGTGCTGGGTGTATGTACAGGGACAGTTTTCGCGACAGCCGACTCTATGGAAGCATGATGAATTGTGTGAACGCTTTGGAGCAACAGCTGCCGCCGCCGCCACCACCTGCCCCCATCGATGAAAAACATGATTCACGTGAGAAAAGTTCAGCAGTAGACAGACTATCTTTATACTTCCATAGTCTCATTTCACCCAAAACGTTTTGTTACTGTAGCCGTTGTAGTATCCCTCGTTGCTGA